The sequence CGTGACGGCCCGGTAGGGCGCGGGTAGGAGCCGCGCGAGCAGCCAGCCGATGACCGCGAGCGCAGGGATGAGGACGGCGTCGTGGAGCACGATCGCGACCATCGCCCATTTCAGCGAGTAGGACGGGTTGCTGAGCCGATGGGCCCCGAGCGCGCCGTGCACGCCGTAGACCAGTCCGGCCAGGCCGATCAGGACGAACGCCGCCTGCGCCGTCCGCACCGCCCGGCCGGGGGAACCGCGCCCGGTGACGGCACTGCTGGGGCCCGGCTGGTCGGTCGACGGCTCCGGGGCGCTCACGGCAGCATCACGATGCGGTGGATCCACTTGGTCTGCAGGACGCCGGGCCTGTTGGGGGCGATCAGCCGGGCCGGGTAGCCGTGGTCGAGCGCGAGCGGCTCGCCGTGCAGGCCTGTCGCGATCAGAGTGAGCGGATCGCGGGCGTGGGACGGGTTCACCTCGCTGAGCCGGTATGGCCCGCCGGACTCCAGCGACTCCACCTGGACGCTGCGCCCGTGCGGGATCTCCGCCTGGTCCAGCAGGGCTCGCAACGGCACTCCCGTCCAGGTGCCGTCCGCCGACCAGCCCTCCACACAGGTGATGGGCAGGTGCGAGGTGACGTGCGGCAGCGCCAGCAGGGCGGCGAGGCTCAGGGTGAACGGGCGGGGCCCGACGACCTCCAGCGTGTACGCCGGGTCACGGGCCGCCGTCAGCACCCGGGCGGCGGCCGCCGTCTTGTTGACCGGGAGGCGCTGCGGGCCGAGGTCGGGCCTGCGCGGGGCGAGCACCGCCAGGTCGGACAGCCCGGGGACCGACTGGCCGACCGTGACGACGGTGATGACCCCCGACGCGGCGGTCACGGCCGCCAACAGCCCGCGACGAGACAGGCCGCCGCCGGGTGGCTCGGGGGTGCTGATCCGGTCGGTCGTCCCGGCACGGAGCGCCTGCGCCGCGCGGGCCTCCCGGCCCGGACCGACGTTGGCCCGGACGACCACGATCTTCGCGCCGACGTGGAGGAACAGCGCGCCCATCGTCACCCACGCGCCCCAGTAATGAGCGACCGTGAAAAAGAACCGGAACGGGTACCACTGCGCGATGTTCGCGATCCCGGTCGAGAGCTGGAAGAGCGCTCCCCCGATCAGCGGGACGATGGACAGCCGTTCCAGGGCGCCGGCCACACTGCGCAGCGGCGGCCATTTCCAGAACAACGGCGCGACGGTCCACAGCTTCGCCAGCAGCAGCGGCACCGTCGCCAGGCCCGTCGCGACGTGCAGCCCCTGCGTGAACCGGTACAGGTTGACCGGACGCGACGGCCATCGCAGCCACGGCGCCGGATGCTGCATGAAATGTGAGACGAGCCCGGTGACGAAGCAGGTCGTGAAAGCGACCCCCAGCCAGATGCCCAGCAGCGAGGCGACCCGAGGATCGTGCAGCCTGCTGGGGAAGGCGCCCTCCCGCAGCGGGCCGCGCCGCAGGGTCTCCGGTGGTGGCGGCAACGGCCTGGTCAACGGGTTCACGTCGAATCACGCTAGGTCGCTCCTGGCCGTGAACGGCCCGGGCCGCACCTTACGGACCGAGGAAGTTCCGCCCCGCGGCTCCGGACGGTGCGCCGCGGCTGTCCGGGGCCGGAAACACGAATCTCGGCGGCGTGCATCGCCCTGGCGCGCGGAGCCAATTCTCAGCCGGACCGGGAATCGCCCGGGAGAGGGATGCGCGAGCGCGGGTCGTTGACCTATCGTTCGGGCCCGTGAGGCATCAGGTCGTCGACGCCCGCGGGACGCGGATCCACTGCGTCGAGGAAGGCTCCGGCCCGTTGGTGCTCTTCGTCCACGGGTTCCCCGAGTCGTGGTACTCGTGGCGTCACCAGTTGCCGGCGGTCGCCGAGGCCGGCTTCCGGGCCGTGGCGATCGACGTCCGAGGGTACGGGCGGTCCTCCGCTCCCCTCGAGGTCGAGGCGTACGGGATGCTCCAGCACGTCAACGACAACCTCGGGGTGGTCGAGGGGCTCGCCGGCCGGGGCTCGCCGGCGGTCATCGTCGGCCACGACTGGGGAGCGCCGATCGCCGCCCACTCGGCCCTGTTGCGACCGGACATCTTCACCGCCGTAGCGCTGCTCAGCGTCCCGTACAGCCCCCCGGGCGGGCGGCGGCCCACCGAGGCCTTCGCCGAGATGGGAAGGCTGGCCGGCCCGGACCACGAGTTCTACATAAACTACTTCCAGGAGCCGGGACGGGCCGAGCGGGAGATCGAGCTCGACGTGCGGTCCTGGCTGCTCGGCGGCTATGTCGCGTCGTCGGCTGACGGGTTCACGTCGACGCCCGACGGGCACACGGCCGGCACCGTCGCGCCCGGAGGAATGCTGCGGGACAGTTTTCCCGTTCCCCACCGGCTCCCGGACTGGCTCACCGAGGACGACCTCGCGTTCTACGTCGAGGAGTTCGAGCGGACCGGATTCCGGGGGGCCCTCAACCGCTACCGCAACGTGGACCGGGACTGGCGGGACCTTCAGCCGTGGCGAGGCGCGCCCATCCGGGTGCCGTCGCTGTTCATCGCCGGGGAGAAGGATGCCCCGGCCCTGTGGGGAAGCCGGGCCATCGCCCGCTTCCCCGACACCCTGCCCGGCCTGCGCGGCAGTCACATTCTCCCCGGCTGCGGCCACTGGCTTCAGCAGGAACGAGCCGACGAGGTCAACCGGCTCCTCGTGGACTGGCTGACAACGCTGTAACGCCGCTGACGCGTCCTAAGGACGCCAGCCGGTCGAGCGCAGCCACGCAGCCAGC is a genomic window of Pseudofrankia inefficax containing:
- a CDS encoding alpha/beta fold hydrolase — its product is MRHQVVDARGTRIHCVEEGSGPLVLFVHGFPESWYSWRHQLPAVAEAGFRAVAIDVRGYGRSSAPLEVEAYGMLQHVNDNLGVVEGLAGRGSPAVIVGHDWGAPIAAHSALLRPDIFTAVALLSVPYSPPGGRRPTEAFAEMGRLAGPDHEFYINYFQEPGRAEREIELDVRSWLLGGYVASSADGFTSTPDGHTAGTVAPGGMLRDSFPVPHRLPDWLTEDDLAFYVEEFERTGFRGALNRYRNVDRDWRDLQPWRGAPIRVPSLFIAGEKDAPALWGSRAIARFPDTLPGLRGSHILPGCGHWLQQERADEVNRLLVDWLTTL
- a CDS encoding molybdopterin-dependent oxidoreductase, yielding MNPLTRPLPPPPETLRRGPLREGAFPSRLHDPRVASLLGIWLGVAFTTCFVTGLVSHFMQHPAPWLRWPSRPVNLYRFTQGLHVATGLATVPLLLAKLWTVAPLFWKWPPLRSVAGALERLSIVPLIGGALFQLSTGIANIAQWYPFRFFFTVAHYWGAWVTMGALFLHVGAKIVVVRANVGPGREARAAQALRAGTTDRISTPEPPGGGLSRRGLLAAVTAASGVITVVTVGQSVPGLSDLAVLAPRRPDLGPQRLPVNKTAAAARVLTAARDPAYTLEVVGPRPFTLSLAALLALPHVTSHLPITCVEGWSADGTWTGVPLRALLDQAEIPHGRSVQVESLESGGPYRLSEVNPSHARDPLTLIATGLHGEPLALDHGYPARLIAPNRPGVLQTKWIHRIVMLP